In Halococcus agarilyticus, a single genomic region encodes these proteins:
- a CDS encoding glycosyltransferase family 2 protein: protein MQLSVVVPTLNGRTQLAACLDALAATAPESEVIVVNGPSADGTTGMVREREDVDVLVEVADRNLNVARNAGIEHATGEWVALVGHDRTVEPGWRDAVAAALDPGPARAGAHVHAEGYAMPGGRERVGAVTGPTEADGDRNDGPESRTIAGREVTYVDGRNVAFARDALDALDGFDEYLRTGGARDLAHRLAAAEYAVAWQEGMCVRDAATVGPVRPDSHGRAAISDGGRTERDWYWKYRALAYRLVKNYGVRPTTARRLASHAARDAFSGFAGVARGNGTPSAWFGNGRDVLTGSGRGEGAGLLARWRDRDRRNPNGLSSRSDRAVAIYDRR, encoded by the coding sequence ATGCAGCTCTCGGTGGTCGTGCCGACGCTCAACGGCCGGACCCAGCTCGCGGCGTGTCTCGACGCGCTCGCCGCGACGGCCCCCGAGAGCGAGGTCATCGTCGTGAACGGGCCCTCCGCCGACGGCACCACCGGGATGGTCAGGGAGCGCGAGGACGTCGACGTGCTCGTGGAGGTCGCCGACCGCAACCTCAACGTCGCCCGGAACGCGGGGATCGAGCACGCCACCGGCGAGTGGGTCGCGCTCGTCGGTCACGATCGGACTGTCGAACCGGGCTGGCGCGACGCGGTCGCGGCGGCGCTCGATCCAGGTCCAGCGCGCGCGGGCGCGCACGTCCATGCCGAGGGGTACGCGATGCCTGGCGGTCGCGAACGGGTGGGGGCGGTCACCGGCCCCACCGAGGCGGACGGCGATCGGAACGACGGCCCGGAGTCACGGACCATCGCCGGGCGAGAGGTGACGTACGTCGACGGCCGAAACGTCGCGTTCGCGCGCGACGCGCTCGACGCGCTCGACGGGTTCGACGAGTACCTCCGCACCGGCGGGGCGCGCGACCTCGCCCACCGACTCGCCGCGGCCGAGTACGCAGTGGCGTGGCAGGAGGGGATGTGTGTTCGGGACGCGGCCACCGTCGGTCCCGTGAGGCCGGACTCCCACGGAAGGGCAGCGATCTCCGACGGCGGCCGGACCGAGCGCGACTGGTACTGGAAGTATCGCGCGCTCGCCTACCGCCTCGTCAAGAACTACGGGGTTCGACCGACGACCGCGCGCCGCCTCGCGAGCCACGCCGCGCGCGACGCGTTCTCGGGGTTCGCCGGGGTCGCCAGAGGTAACGGGACCCCGTCGGCGTGGTTCGGCAACGGCCGGGACGTGCTCACCGGCTCGGGGCGCGGGGAAGGGGCGGGCCTCCTCGCACGGTGGCGCGACCGGGACCGACGAAACCCCAACGGGCTCTCCTCGCGGTCGGATCGTGCGGTCGCGATCTACGACCGGCGCTGA